From the Stigmatopora argus isolate UIUO_Sarg chromosome 12, RoL_Sarg_1.0, whole genome shotgun sequence genome, the window ACGCCAGCGTCTTCTTCCTGACCGCCATGAGCGTGACACGCTACCACTCGCTAGTCAACTCTTTGAAGATCGCCAACCCGAGGAAGGCAGCTACCGGAGCCAAGTGGGTCAGTTTGGCTATTTGGGTAGTCTCGCTGGTGGCAACGCTGCCTCATTCCATCTACTCTACCACTGTTCAGGTTTGTTGACCTACCgtcattctattttttaaagttagcaaagataaaaaatatatatatatatttttggagttCCCTCTGTAGATAGATAATAAGGCTCTGCTCCAAGTCCACATAACTCGGGTTCTGGATCAAGAGTGAGTAAACAGTGGAGCGGTATCGGTCTGTCAGGAAGAGCCGAAAGACTGAGCTCTTACTTTACCAGTCAATCCACGTTTCAACTCTTATCTATGGTCAGAATTTGTTGGTCAGGATGAAAGAACAAGGTCATTACTACAACTGACCTAAATGGTGAGAAGCTTGGTCATCAAAGAGGGTCTCAGTCTAGACTGTTGCGTCTTTGTTTTGATGTGTTCTTCAGATTAGATGGGCCAGGAATGACGAGGCCATTTTAGGTACACTACCAGATAGGGTACTCTTAAAACAAATGCCATTGGATATCTAATTTAGATCAAATTATACTAGAGACATATCCATTTTTAGAGATTTAGATCATCAACATCTTTTGTATTCACAGGTTTCTGCTGACGATGAGCTCTGCCTTGTAAGGTTCTCGGAATCAGATTCCGGTCACTTGGATCCTCAAATACTGCTCGGCCTTTATCAAATGCAAAAAGTGCTTCTGGGATTTGTATTCCCTTTGATAATAATCAGCGTGTGCTACCTCCTCCTCCTAAGATTTATCTTGAGCCAGCGCGTAGTGGGCAGCATAATAGGTGGCAACACGGTGGAGCCATCGGAAAGCGAGCGAGGTCGACACCGCCGCCGTTCCAGAGTTACTCGCTCTGTGACTATTGTGGTTCTGTCCTTCTTCATCTGCTGGTTGCCCAACCAGGCTCTAACCCTGTGGGGCGTGTTGATCAAATTTGACCTGGTGCCCTTCAGCAAAGCTTTTTACAACGCGCAGGCCTATGCATTCCCCCTGACTGTGTGCCTGGCTCAAGCAAACAGCTGTCTCAATCCAGTACTCTACTGTCTGATCCGCCAGGAATACCGTACTGGACTCAAGGAGCTTCTGCTTCGTGTGTCTCTCCCCATCCGAAACATGTTCACCCACATTTTTAGGGGAAGGCGGGTGGAGGTAGCTCCCACGAGCATGGTCATGATACACAAAGACAATATGTAATTAGGTGGGTTTTTATTCTAC encodes:
- the LOC144085562 gene encoding relaxin-3 receptor 1-like, whose protein sequence is MQSNSSTLEPAPLDALSACGGDQDERELSKLVNPNGVGSNLATLNLSLDCWIHILSKESSVDLHGDSGNTAVRILIALVYLVVCVLGLAGNLLALFLLHFRRRSHHYSSIDCFVMSLALTDLQFVLTLPFWAVDTVLDFRWPFGRVMCKIVSSVTTMNMYASVFFLTAMSVTRYHSLVNSLKIANPRKAATGAKWVSLAIWVVSLVATLPHSIYSTTVQVSADDELCLVRFSESDSGHLDPQILLGLYQMQKVLLGFVFPLIIISVCYLLLLRFILSQRVVGSIIGGNTVEPSESERGRHRRRSRVTRSVTIVVLSFFICWLPNQALTLWGVLIKFDLVPFSKAFYNAQAYAFPLTVCLAQANSCLNPVLYCLIRQEYRTGLKELLLRVSLPIRNMFTHIFRGRRVEVAPTSMVMIHKDNM